A window of the Aquarana catesbeiana isolate 2022-GZ linkage group LG05, ASM4218655v1, whole genome shotgun sequence genome harbors these coding sequences:
- the CLDN12 gene encoding claudin-12 — protein MGCQEVHAVTLLAFVCGTASISGLFAATLLPQWRQMRLYTYNRNEKNLTVSIGLWVKCTREEWSRECLMYDTEWYASVDQLDIRVLQFALPFSILTAGSALILCLTGICNTTFTSNVPNLKIAKCLVNSSGCHLVAGLLYILAGVISLTPSIWSIFYTNVLNRKYGSLFNYDIAVFVAIGSSGGMFLTALLLFLWYCACKSLPSPFWQPLYSHVPSMHSYVQPSYSARSRMSAIEIDIPVVTHTT, from the coding sequence ATGGGCTGCCAGGAAGTGCATGCCGTGACCCTGCTGGCCTTTGTCTGTGGCACTGCCTCCATCTCAGGCCTGTTCGCTGCCACCCTGCTACCCCAGTGGCGGCAGATGAGACTGTACACTTATAATCGCAATGAGAAGAACTTGACAGTCAGCATCGGACTCTGGGTGAAGTGCACACGGGAAGAGTGGAGCAGGGAATGCCTGATGTACGACACCGAGTGGTACGCCAGTGTGGACCAGCTGGACATCCGCGTTCTACAGTTTGCTCTTCCCTTTAGCATCTTGACCGCTGGCTCTGCCCTCATCCTGTGCCTAACCGGAATATGCAACACCACCTTCACCTCCAATGTGCCGAACCTAAAAATTGCCAAGTGTCTCGTCAACAGCTCTGGTTGCCATCTTGTGGCAGGCTTGCTGTATATCCTAGCTGGTGTCATTAGCCTGACTCCATCGATCTGGTCCATATTTTACACCAACGTGTTGAACAGGAAATACGGGTCTCTGTTCAACTATGACATTGCAGTGTTTGTTGCCATAGGCAGCTCTGGCGGGATGTTCCTCACTGCCCTGTTACTGTTTTTGTGGTATTGTGCCTGCAAGTCCTTGCCATCGCCATTTTGGCAGCCATTGTATTCCCATGTACCCAGCATGCACAGCTACGTTCAGCCATCATATTCGGCGCGGTCCCGTATGTCGGCCATAGAGATAGACATTCCTGTGGTTACTCACACTACATAG